The Micromonospora sp. NBC_00421 genome contains a region encoding:
- a CDS encoding sigma-70 family RNA polymerase sigma factor, which produces MSIILAGMAADDHDVTLTRARGGDDLAFTTLVAPLRPGLHAHCYRMLGSPHDADDAVQEALLRAWRALPRFEGRSSLRTWLYAVATRTCLDVAAGRGRRALPVDLGPASAHAVPDSAAAGHVRWLGPYPDAALAAGPAAPDARYELREAVELAFVAALQHLPGNQRAALLLFDVLGFTAAEIAAMMGTSTGSVNSALARARRVVAERTPTRSQQRTLRTLGDTRLREIVAGYATALENGDADALVALLTEDVTWSMPPLPHWYAGRDAVLDFAQAVPLTTCGSWRHEPVTANGQPAVAHYLRRDGTGPYLPWSLTVLTVRDGRIAQLTSFLDGTLFPAFGLPTTR; this is translated from the coding sequence GTGAGCATTATTCTCGCCGGCATGGCGGCCGACGACCACGACGTGACCCTGACCCGGGCCCGGGGCGGGGACGACCTCGCGTTCACCACGTTGGTCGCACCGCTGCGACCGGGGCTGCACGCACACTGCTACCGGATGCTCGGCTCCCCGCACGACGCCGACGACGCGGTCCAGGAGGCGCTGCTGCGGGCCTGGCGGGCACTGCCCCGCTTCGAGGGGCGCAGTTCGCTGCGCACCTGGCTCTACGCCGTCGCCACCCGCACCTGCCTCGACGTTGCCGCCGGGCGGGGCCGGCGGGCATTGCCCGTCGACCTGGGGCCGGCCAGCGCACACGCCGTGCCGGACAGCGCCGCCGCCGGGCACGTCCGGTGGCTCGGCCCGTATCCCGATGCCGCCCTGGCCGCCGGTCCGGCCGCCCCCGACGCCCGGTACGAGCTACGGGAGGCCGTCGAGCTGGCCTTCGTGGCCGCGCTGCAACACCTGCCCGGCAACCAGCGCGCCGCCCTGCTGCTGTTCGACGTGCTCGGCTTCACCGCCGCCGAGATCGCCGCCATGATGGGCACCTCCACCGGCTCGGTCAACTCCGCCCTGGCGCGCGCCCGCCGGGTCGTCGCCGAACGGACGCCGACCCGCAGCCAGCAGCGGACCCTGCGCACGCTCGGTGACACCCGACTGCGGGAGATCGTCGCCGGCTACGCCACCGCCCTGGAGAACGGCGACGCCGACGCCCTGGTCGCCCTGCTCACCGAGGACGTCACCTGGTCGATGCCACCGCTGCCGCACTGGTACGCCGGCCGCGACGCGGTGCTCGACTTCGCGCAGGCGGTGCCGTTGACCACCTGCGGCAGTTGGCGGCACGAGCCGGTGACGGCCAACGGCCAGCCGGCGGTGGCCCACTACCTGCGCCGCGACGGCACCGGCCCGTACCTGCCCTGGTCGCTCACCGTGCTGACGGTGCGTGACGGCCGGATCGCCCAGCTCACCTCGTTCCTCGACGGCACGCTGTTCCCGGCGTTCGGCCTGCCGACCACCCGCTGA
- a CDS encoding alpha/beta fold hydrolase translates to MSTPTTVPVTTATLAVPDGTLYFEVRGRGPLVALVAAPMDARTFAPLADLLATDHTVLTTDPRGIRHSRLHDPEQDSTPELRADDLARLLAHLDAGPATVLGSSGGAVTVLALAQTHPQAAHTVIAHEPPLLLLLDDRAELLAREDDMVETYRRGDRLGAWRKFLANANITMPEEMIQGMFGHEPDPQDAADESYQYLHTLRGTTRFAPDVAALRDGPTRVLVGLGEESGGELCDRSSRALAAALGAPPTMFPGGHLGFADDPAGFAARLREVVTG, encoded by the coding sequence ATGAGCACTCCCACCACCGTGCCGGTGACCACCGCCACCCTGGCCGTCCCCGACGGCACCCTGTACTTCGAGGTACGCGGCCGGGGCCCCCTGGTGGCGCTGGTCGCCGCGCCGATGGACGCGCGCACCTTCGCGCCCCTGGCCGACCTGCTCGCCACCGACCACACCGTGCTCACCACCGACCCGCGTGGCATCCGCCACAGCCGGCTGCACGACCCCGAGCAGGACTCCACCCCCGAGCTGCGCGCCGACGACCTGGCCCGGCTGCTGGCCCACCTGGACGCCGGCCCGGCGACGGTGCTCGGCTCCAGCGGCGGCGCGGTCACCGTGCTGGCGCTCGCCCAGACCCACCCGCAGGCGGCGCACACCGTGATCGCCCACGAACCGCCGCTGCTGCTCCTGCTCGACGACCGCGCCGAACTCCTCGCCCGGGAGGACGACATGGTCGAGACCTACCGGCGCGGCGACCGGCTGGGCGCCTGGCGGAAGTTCCTCGCCAACGCGAACATCACCATGCCGGAGGAGATGATCCAGGGCATGTTCGGCCACGAACCGGACCCGCAGGACGCCGCCGACGAGAGCTACCAGTACCTGCACACCCTGCGGGGCACGACCCGCTTCGCACCGGACGTCGCCGCGCTGCGCGACGGCCCGACCCGGGTGCTGGTCGGCCTGGGCGAGGAGTCGGGCGGGGAGCTGTGCGACCGCAGCTCCCGGGCGCTGGCCGCCGCCCTGGGGGCGCCGCCCACCATGTTCCCCGGCGGGCACCTCGGCTTCGCCGACGACCCGGCCGGCTTCGCCGCCCGGCTGCGTGAGGTCGTCACCGGGTAA
- a CDS encoding glycoside hydrolase family 43 protein — translation MGRLRQTALAVVLCVLGGLLVAAPARANAAGPVPHYLMTAFTNSSESNMYVYDSADATRFTLQRANAYTPPSGLVRDPSVIRHTDGYYYLVYTTGWTGNTIGIARSADYLSWTFQRNVTISVAPANGSTWAPEWFVDSDGSVHIVVSVSQTGTAGQFQPYRITATNAALTAWSAPAALTGIGTNHIDSFIVKVGGTYHNFTKNETTKYIEHATASALTGPWSWVGTGNWAGWGAGLEGPALVRLPDNRWRIYFDQYGAGRYYSADSSDLYGFTGKTELAGLSGTVRHFTVLRESVGDTSAPPTGNRSLRSANFPDRYVRHRDNLARIDVLNSGSALADRQDATFQIVAGLANASCYSFRAVNGSYLRHWDFSIRLAGNDGSAVFAGDATFCSRAGLAGGGSYSFESWNHPGRYLRHYDYVLRVDPYAAGSTFAGDASYTLTTPLA, via the coding sequence ATGGGACGTCTCCGTCAAACCGCGCTGGCGGTGGTGCTCTGCGTGCTCGGGGGCCTGCTGGTCGCCGCGCCCGCGCGGGCCAACGCCGCCGGGCCGGTCCCGCACTACCTGATGACCGCGTTCACCAACAGCAGCGAATCCAACATGTACGTCTACGACTCGGCCGACGCCACCCGGTTCACCCTCCAGCGGGCCAACGCCTACACCCCGCCGTCCGGGCTGGTCCGCGACCCCAGCGTCATCCGGCACACCGACGGCTACTACTACCTCGTCTACACCACCGGCTGGACCGGCAACACCATCGGCATCGCCCGCAGCGCCGACTACCTGAGCTGGACGTTCCAGCGCAACGTCACCATCTCCGTCGCCCCGGCCAACGGCAGCACCTGGGCGCCCGAGTGGTTCGTCGACAGCGACGGCAGCGTGCACATCGTGGTGTCGGTGTCCCAGACCGGCACGGCAGGGCAGTTCCAGCCGTACCGGATCACCGCGACGAACGCGGCGCTGACGGCGTGGAGCGCGCCGGCCGCGCTCACCGGCATCGGCACGAACCACATCGACAGCTTCATCGTCAAGGTCGGCGGCACCTACCACAACTTCACCAAGAACGAGACCACCAAGTACATCGAGCACGCCACCGCCAGCGCGCTGACCGGCCCGTGGAGCTGGGTCGGCACCGGCAACTGGGCCGGTTGGGGCGCCGGCCTCGAAGGCCCCGCCCTGGTCCGGTTGCCCGACAACCGGTGGCGCATCTACTTCGACCAGTACGGTGCCGGCCGCTACTACTCCGCCGACAGCAGCGACCTGTACGGCTTCACCGGCAAGACCGAGCTGGCCGGCCTGTCCGGCACGGTGCGGCACTTCACGGTGCTGCGGGAGAGCGTCGGCGACACCTCCGCGCCGCCCACCGGGAACCGTTCGCTGCGCTCGGCGAACTTCCCCGACCGGTACGTCCGCCACCGCGACAACCTCGCCCGCATCGACGTGCTCAACAGCGGCAGCGCGCTCGCCGACCGGCAGGACGCCACCTTCCAGATCGTCGCCGGGCTCGCCAACGCCTCCTGCTACTCGTTCCGCGCGGTCAACGGCTCCTACCTGCGGCACTGGGACTTTTCGATCCGGCTGGCCGGCAACGACGGCAGCGCCGTCTTCGCCGGGGACGCCACCTTCTGCAGCCGTGCCGGGCTGGCCGGGGGCGGCAGCTACTCCTTCGAGTCGTGGAACCATCCGGGGCGCTACCTGCGGCACTACGACTACGTGCTGCGGGTCGACCCGTACGCCGCCGGCAGCACCTTCGCCGGCGACGCCTCGTACACCCTGACCACGCCGTTGGCCTGA
- a CDS encoding VWD domain-containing protein: MKMIVRLVGGLAVLVAAMAAGPVPAYAAPAGGGLGLDLRTAAARYAPGEAIRLTLTVDNATGAACGLATAAEGTVQVTSVRRDGQELVPALGRSFYGDGIGAAATAGTSTVEPGASVTVSLVSIRVHEGTDAGAVVLRSVAATPDGGGLDTRWPVGAAGRYEVTAGYTVLPVTGLDNPCPGATALRTTSFTVGDGTPTVPGRWRWLLGGGVVLLLVVVGALAVLLLRRGRRRPAAAVMALLLVGVGAGVGGTGRPARADYQVDPSSGVPVSGVDFQAAVDGCLQGFAAAGGDPAGILPRLKDPKSPRVRIIPTPGGSGSFETPDSKDGKGSSTVTWNPTSVDPYGDGIARDPCAALYHELNHSDDISRDAVPKGDCGATGIKSAEVKATLAENRYRAAKGLPPRTEYDGKPLPKSFDECRKPAKKTPPPKGPVKLCEDGADCGGSNGDPHLVTFDRHYYDFQAVGEFVLVESTSGDPLAVQARQAPMGDSRTVSVNTAVAFRIGAHRVALTLVDGDTEVRVDGTARVLPPGETDLPGGGTLTRRDSDTGPADGYDLRWPDRSAAAVDQIGPYGYRVLTRLAPGRAGKVRGLLGDFDGDPSDDIAAPSGATLSQPVPFGKLYPSYADGWRVTRDSSLFSYADGRDTGSFTDRGFPDRAVTVDDLDPTRRARAEQVCRWAGVTDPWQLAECVFDVGVTGRPEFAVSGVGTERIAPPAAAPIAATPVATGALTPGGDPLIFPARAGDAVFVDVSAPGLADRCSPYRLLDPTGAEVASGCNINGRGHIDRTDLTRDGRYTVVVDAAAGDTGRATVRVYAARDTTGALRPDAPAVSVTIAEPGGRARYRFTGVAGQRVFVEVPESTLPDQCSPLELLDPAGKQLSSGCVVNGSGDIDGTVLPADGTYTVLVDPVDRTVGTVALRLFATRDQIGTITVDGPPVVVTVDQPGTVRGYRFTGTAGTSVTVTATDATLPDQCSPLELRDPDGEPVGTGCVVNGVGGIDATVLPATGVYTVVVDPSGAATGTVTLTLRH; encoded by the coding sequence ATGAAGATGATCGTGCGACTCGTCGGTGGGCTCGCGGTCCTCGTGGCGGCGATGGCGGCGGGGCCGGTGCCGGCCTACGCCGCGCCGGCCGGTGGGGGCCTCGGGCTGGACCTGCGGACCGCCGCTGCGCGGTACGCGCCGGGCGAGGCCATCCGGTTGACGCTCACGGTCGACAACGCCACCGGCGCGGCCTGCGGGCTGGCCACGGCGGCCGAGGGCACGGTGCAGGTGACCTCGGTCCGCCGGGACGGGCAGGAACTGGTCCCGGCCCTGGGCCGCAGCTTCTACGGCGACGGCATCGGCGCGGCCGCCACCGCCGGCACGTCGACCGTGGAGCCCGGGGCGAGCGTGACGGTGTCGCTGGTGAGCATCCGGGTGCACGAGGGGACCGATGCCGGAGCCGTGGTGCTGAGGTCGGTGGCGGCGACCCCGGACGGCGGTGGGCTGGACACCCGGTGGCCGGTCGGGGCAGCCGGCCGCTACGAGGTGACGGCGGGTTACACCGTGCTGCCGGTGACCGGGCTCGACAACCCGTGCCCGGGTGCGACGGCGCTGCGGACCACCAGCTTCACCGTCGGCGACGGCACCCCGACCGTCCCTGGACGGTGGCGTTGGCTGCTCGGCGGCGGGGTGGTGCTGCTACTGGTCGTCGTCGGTGCGCTGGCGGTCCTGCTCCTGCGGCGTGGTCGCCGTCGCCCGGCCGCTGCCGTGATGGCGCTGCTGCTCGTCGGCGTCGGGGCCGGCGTCGGCGGGACCGGACGGCCGGCGCGGGCCGACTACCAGGTCGACCCGAGTTCCGGGGTTCCGGTCAGCGGTGTCGACTTCCAGGCGGCGGTCGACGGCTGCCTACAGGGGTTCGCGGCGGCCGGCGGTGACCCGGCGGGCATCCTGCCCCGGCTCAAGGACCCGAAGTCACCCCGGGTGCGGATCATCCCCACCCCCGGCGGGTCGGGCTCCTTCGAGACCCCGGACAGCAAGGACGGCAAGGGCTCGTCCACGGTGACCTGGAACCCGACCTCGGTCGACCCGTACGGCGACGGGATCGCCCGGGACCCGTGCGCGGCGCTGTACCACGAGCTGAACCACTCCGACGACATCTCCCGCGACGCCGTGCCCAAGGGCGACTGCGGCGCCACCGGGATCAAGAGCGCCGAGGTCAAGGCGACCCTGGCCGAGAACAGGTACCGGGCGGCCAAGGGCCTGCCACCGCGCACCGAGTACGACGGCAAGCCGCTGCCGAAGAGCTTCGACGAGTGCCGGAAACCCGCGAAGAAGACCCCGCCGCCGAAGGGGCCGGTGAAGCTCTGCGAGGACGGGGCCGACTGCGGTGGCAGCAACGGCGACCCGCACCTGGTCACCTTCGACAGGCACTACTACGACTTCCAGGCCGTCGGCGAGTTCGTGCTCGTCGAGTCGACCTCGGGCGACCCGCTGGCGGTGCAGGCCCGGCAGGCCCCGATGGGCGACTCGCGGACGGTGTCGGTCAACACCGCCGTCGCCTTCCGGATCGGCGCGCACCGGGTCGCCCTCACCCTGGTCGACGGCGACACCGAGGTACGCGTCGACGGCACCGCCCGCGTGCTGCCGCCGGGGGAGACGGACCTGCCCGGCGGCGGCACGCTCACCCGCCGCGACTCCGACACCGGTCCCGCCGACGGCTACGACCTGCGCTGGCCCGACCGCTCCGCCGCCGCCGTCGACCAGATCGGCCCCTACGGCTACCGGGTACTGACCAGGCTGGCCCCGGGCCGGGCCGGGAAGGTACGGGGACTGCTCGGCGACTTCGACGGTGACCCGAGCGACGACATCGCCGCGCCGTCCGGTGCCACGCTGAGCCAGCCCGTGCCGTTCGGGAAGCTCTACCCGTCGTACGCGGACGGTTGGCGGGTCACCCGGGACAGTTCCCTGTTCAGCTATGCCGACGGCCGGGACACCGGGTCGTTCACCGACCGTGGTTTCCCGGACCGCGCGGTGACTGTGGACGACCTCGACCCGACCCGGCGGGCCCGCGCCGAGCAGGTGTGCCGGTGGGCCGGGGTCACCGACCCCTGGCAGCTCGCCGAGTGCGTCTTCGACGTCGGGGTGACCGGCCGTCCCGAGTTCGCGGTCAGCGGCGTCGGCACCGAGCGGATCGCCCCGCCGGCCGCCGCGCCGATCGCCGCGACCCCGGTCGCCACCGGGGCGCTGACCCCGGGCGGCGATCCGCTGATCTTCCCCGCCCGGGCCGGCGACGCCGTGTTCGTCGACGTCAGCGCGCCCGGCCTGGCCGACCGCTGCTCCCCGTACCGGCTGCTCGACCCGACCGGGGCGGAGGTGGCCAGCGGCTGCAACATCAACGGGCGTGGTCACATCGACCGCACCGACCTCACCCGCGACGGCAGGTACACGGTGGTGGTCGACGCCGCCGCCGGTGACACCGGTCGGGCCACCGTGCGGGTCTACGCGGCCCGGGACACCACCGGCGCCCTGCGACCGGATGCTCCGGCGGTCTCGGTGACGATCGCCGAGCCGGGCGGCCGGGCCCGGTACCGGTTCACCGGTGTCGCCGGCCAGCGGGTCTTCGTCGAGGTACCGGAGAGCACCCTGCCGGACCAGTGCTCCCCGCTGGAACTGCTCGACCCGGCCGGAAAGCAGCTGAGCAGCGGCTGCGTCGTCAACGGCAGCGGCGACATCGACGGCACGGTGCTGCCCGCCGACGGGACGTACACCGTGCTGGTGGACCCGGTGGACCGCACCGTCGGCACGGTCGCGCTGCGGCTGTTCGCCACCCGCGACCAGATCGGCACGATCACCGTCGACGGCCCGCCGGTCGTGGTGACCGTCGACCAGCCCGGCACCGTGCGGGGTTACCGGTTCACCGGCACGGCCGGCACGTCGGTGACCGTGACGGCCACCGACGCCACGCTGCCCGACCAGTGCTCACCGCTGGAGCTGCGCGACCCCGACGGCGAGCCGGTGGGCACCGGCTGTGTGGTCAACGGAGTCGGTGGGATCGACGCGACAGTCCTGCCGGCCACCGGTGTCTACACCGTCGTCGTGGACCCGTCCGGGGCGGCCACCGGCACGGTCACCCTCACCCTGCGGCACTGA
- a CDS encoding TlpA family protein disulfide reductase, whose amino-acid sequence MDVARRRLWQGGSVHPTAARLLALVGVLVLAALFGWWWRRRDGRLHPATPRSASDDARSPVLATLGVPAGTVTLVQFSSAVCAPCRVTRRLLAEVQQQVDGLHLVEVDAERHLDAARELGVWRTPTVLVVDAAGRVVRRASGVPDRQELIAALRPLRVGAGR is encoded by the coding sequence GTGGACGTCGCCCGCCGCCGGCTGTGGCAGGGTGGATCCGTGCACCCCACTGCGGCCCGCCTGCTGGCGCTGGTCGGCGTGCTCGTGCTCGCCGCCCTGTTCGGCTGGTGGTGGCGGCGACGCGACGGCCGGCTCCACCCGGCCACGCCCAGGTCGGCGTCCGACGACGCCCGGTCGCCGGTCCTGGCCACGCTCGGGGTCCCCGCCGGGACGGTCACGCTCGTGCAGTTCTCATCGGCGGTCTGCGCCCCCTGCCGGGTCACCCGCCGGCTGCTGGCCGAGGTGCAGCAACAGGTCGACGGGCTCCACCTGGTGGAGGTCGACGCCGAACGGCACCTCGACGCGGCCCGGGAACTGGGCGTCTGGCGTACCCCGACGGTGCTGGTGGTGGACGCCGCCGGCCGGGTCGTGCGGCGGGCGAGCGGGGTGCCGGACCGGCAGGAGCTGATCGCCGCACTCCGCCCCCTGCGCGTCGGGGCCGGCCGGTGA
- a CDS encoding ATP-binding cassette domain-containing protein: MVWRDAMSTDDRSAGPYAADSHDLIRVQGARVNNLRDISIELPKRRLTVFTGVSGSGKSSLVFGTIAAESQRLINETYSAFVQGFMPTSARPEVDVLDGLTTAIIVDQERMGANARSTVGTATDATAMLRILFSRLGQPHIGPPNAYSFNVPSVRASGAITVERGAGRTKTEKATFHRLGGMCPGCEGMGAVTDIDLSALYDDTRSLNEDALTIPGYSMEGWYGRIFRGCGYFDPDKPIRRYTKTELHDLLYREPTKIKVDGINLTYAGLIPQIRKSFLAKDVDTLQPHIRAFVERAVTFTTCPECAGTRLGPEARSSKIDGRNIADVCAMQISDLADWVRGLAEPSVAPLLTGLQRLLDSFEEIGLGYLSLDRPTGTLSGGEAQRTKMIRHLGSSLTDVTYVFDEPTVGLHPHDIQRMNSLLLRLRDKGNTVLVVEHKPEVVAVADHVVDLGPGAGSAGGEVVFTGTVAGLRASGTLTGRHLDDRTALKPTVRTPSGVLQVRGADTHNLRDVDVDIPLGVLVVVTGVAGSGKSSLVHGSVSGRDGVVAIDQGAIRGSRRSNPATYTGLLDPIRKAFAKANGVKPALFSANSEGACPGCNGAGVVYTDLAMMAGVATVCEECEGRRFQAAVLAYHLGGRDISEVLAMSVTEAAEFFGAGPARTPAASAVLGRLADVGLGYLRLGQPLTTLSGGERQRLKLATRMADRGGVYVLDEPTTGLHLADVAQLLGLLDRLVDAGTSVIVVEHHQAVMAHADWIVDLGPGAGHDGGRIVFEGTPADLVAARSTLTGEHLAAYVGR, from the coding sequence ATGGTTTGGAGAGACGCGATGAGCACGGACGACCGCTCAGCCGGGCCGTACGCTGCCGACAGCCACGATCTGATCAGGGTGCAGGGCGCGCGGGTGAACAACCTGCGTGACATCAGCATCGAGCTGCCGAAGCGCCGGTTGACCGTGTTCACCGGGGTCTCCGGCTCGGGCAAGAGTTCGCTGGTGTTCGGCACGATCGCCGCCGAGTCGCAGCGGTTGATCAACGAGACCTACAGCGCCTTCGTGCAGGGCTTCATGCCGACGTCGGCCCGGCCCGAGGTGGACGTGCTCGACGGGTTGACCACGGCGATCATCGTGGACCAGGAGCGGATGGGGGCGAACGCCCGCTCCACGGTGGGCACCGCCACCGACGCCACCGCCATGCTGCGCATCCTGTTCAGCCGGTTGGGGCAGCCGCACATCGGCCCGCCCAACGCGTACTCGTTCAACGTTCCCTCGGTGCGGGCCAGTGGGGCGATCACCGTCGAGCGGGGCGCCGGGCGGACGAAGACCGAGAAGGCGACCTTCCACCGGCTCGGTGGGATGTGTCCGGGCTGCGAGGGGATGGGCGCGGTCACCGACATCGACCTGTCGGCGCTCTACGACGACACCCGGTCGCTCAACGAGGACGCGCTGACCATCCCCGGCTACAGCATGGAGGGCTGGTACGGGCGGATCTTCCGGGGCTGCGGCTACTTCGATCCGGACAAGCCGATCCGCCGGTACACGAAGACCGAGTTGCACGATCTGCTGTACCGGGAACCCACCAAGATCAAGGTCGACGGCATCAACCTGACGTACGCCGGGTTGATCCCGCAGATCCGGAAGTCGTTCCTGGCCAAGGACGTCGACACCCTGCAACCGCACATCCGGGCGTTCGTGGAGCGCGCGGTGACCTTCACGACCTGCCCCGAGTGCGCCGGCACCCGGCTGGGCCCGGAGGCCCGGTCGTCGAAGATCGACGGGCGGAACATCGCCGACGTCTGCGCGATGCAGATAAGCGACCTCGCCGACTGGGTACGGGGCCTCGCCGAGCCCTCGGTGGCCCCGCTGCTCACCGGCCTGCAACGGCTCCTCGACTCGTTCGAGGAGATCGGGTTGGGCTACCTGTCGCTGGACCGGCCGACGGGCACCCTGTCCGGTGGGGAGGCGCAACGGACCAAGATGATCCGTCACCTCGGATCCTCGCTGACCGACGTCACCTACGTCTTCGACGAGCCCACCGTCGGGCTGCACCCGCACGACATCCAGCGGATGAACAGCCTGCTGCTGCGGTTGCGGGACAAGGGCAACACGGTGCTGGTGGTGGAGCACAAGCCGGAGGTGGTGGCCGTCGCCGACCACGTCGTCGACCTCGGCCCGGGTGCCGGCTCGGCAGGTGGCGAGGTGGTCTTCACCGGCACCGTCGCCGGGCTGCGCGCCAGCGGCACCCTGACCGGGCGGCACCTGGACGACCGGACCGCGCTGAAGCCGACGGTGCGCACCCCGTCGGGCGTGCTCCAGGTGCGCGGCGCGGACACGCACAACCTGCGCGACGTCGACGTCGACATTCCGCTGGGAGTGCTGGTGGTGGTCACCGGAGTGGCCGGGTCGGGCAAGAGTTCCCTGGTCCACGGCTCGGTGTCGGGGCGCGACGGGGTGGTCGCGATCGACCAGGGGGCGATCCGGGGGTCGCGGCGGAGCAACCCGGCGACGTACACCGGGCTGCTCGACCCGATCCGCAAGGCGTTCGCGAAGGCCAACGGGGTGAAGCCGGCGCTGTTCAGCGCCAACTCCGAGGGGGCCTGCCCCGGCTGCAACGGTGCCGGTGTCGTCTACACCGACCTGGCGATGATGGCCGGGGTCGCCACCGTCTGCGAGGAGTGCGAGGGAAGGCGGTTCCAGGCCGCCGTGCTGGCGTACCACCTCGGCGGTCGGGACATCAGCGAGGTGCTCGCGATGTCGGTGACCGAGGCGGCGGAGTTCTTCGGCGCGGGTCCGGCGCGTACCCCGGCGGCGAGCGCCGTCCTCGGCCGGCTGGCCGACGTCGGGCTCGGCTACCTGCGTCTCGGTCAGCCGCTGACCACGCTCTCCGGCGGCGAGCGGCAGCGGTTGAAGCTGGCCACCCGGATGGCCGACCGGGGCGGTGTCTACGTCCTCGACGAGCCGACCACCGGGCTGCACCTCGCCGACGTGGCACAACTGCTCGGCCTGCTCGACCGGCTGGTCGACGCCGGCACCTCGGTCATCGTCGTCGAACACCACCAGGCGGTGATGGCGCACGCCGACTGGATCGTCGACCTCGGCCCCGGCGCGGGCCACGACGGCGGACGGATCGTCTTCGAGGGCACCCCCGCCGACCTGGTCGCCGCCCGCTCCACGCTCACCGGCGAACACCTCGCGGCCTACGTCGGCCGCTGA